In a genomic window of Zingiber officinale cultivar Zhangliang chromosome 9B, Zo_v1.1, whole genome shotgun sequence:
- the LOC122022438 gene encoding uncharacterized protein LOC122022438, with product MEVDGEKMQDEEGLLSSEIKKQRKNPSQVQILENAYAAASNPSAAAKEDLAKLTGLDYKQVQYWFGNRRYMDRHGPRRYRSRFEGEERCMNTDGFCSPSLSYNSMSFADSMAGTESSTCRKSEMMQPLMAAGPVVMSVDFGTHLPRELQMIVLHVEKKLGQPVRSDGPILGVEFKPLPPGAFEAPLAQHRVPQQSCDGKVSERQTMKSVKPHTSLPTSDCCLGTNLSDGATLVSQDVDALNLDGSPRDLQEYQFFPIQPSWINSNGRVKKACLLSSVNDSFCEVPQPSSGGQNFTEYGYASSASPCQGQQVNGTNQCPRDKRMSISSDLSGKPKAPNLLYATSTAFDLQSRNHHSMQVDNQLLSSDKMITCHPNECTREKIQLSVSTGSNDNLQHDCTKTHTMIDSKKERDSSVADVGLTKLRQEDHGQSGDDTSDLQKGRREYQNSTVVVFEEADNGKCKKRMQVGCRRAYGRYFVKPRATPKSSNIIEGDSRMSYFSNNCARTLIAEWIEREKKAVYLEHDNENALSWSTGSDSTCSEGFDDLVTEIGNCDAQIKSADHCVMYTKGDAVHKNQNGREVMDVDQNIMDDEDGTDEEGYNEMKEDAGFKNTASPLSSEQTV from the exons ATGGAGGTGGATGGTGAAAAGATGCAAGATGAGGAGGGGCTGCTGTCTTCGGAGATTAAGAAACAACGGAAGAATCCGTCTCAGGTCCAGATCCTTGAGAACGCGTATGCAG CGGCGTCGAATCCATCTGCTGCCGCCAAGGAAGACTTGGCCAAGTTGACTGGGTTGGACTACAAGCAAGTCCAATATTGGTTCGGCAATCGCAGATACATGGACAGACATGGCCCTCGGAGGTACAGATCCAGATTTGAGGGTGAAGAGAGATGCATGAATACGGATGGTTTTTGCAGTCCCAGCTTGAGTTACAACTCAATGTCATTTGCTGACTCCATGGCTGGAACTGAATCCTCAACTTGTAGGAAATCTGAGATGATGCAACCGTTGATGGCCGCAGGTCCAGTGGTGATGTCAGTCGATTTTGGCACACATTTGCCACGAGAGCTGCAAATGATCGTTCTACACGTTGAGAAAAAGCTAGGGCAGCCTGTGAGAAGCGATGGACCAATTCTTGGTGTTGAGTTTAAGCCTTTACCACCTGGTGCTTTTGAAGCTCCATTAG CACAGCATAGGGTGCCACAGCAGTCTTGTGATGGAAAAGTATCTGAAAGACAAACTATGAAATCAGTCAAG CCGCACACTTCCTTGCCCACTTCTGATTGTTGTCTAGGGACAAACTTGTCTGATGGTGCAACACTGGTCAGTCAAGATGTTGATGCACTTAACCTTGATGGTTCTCCCAGGGATCTCCAGGAATATCAGTTTTTTCCAATACAACCGAGCTGGATAAATAGTAATGGAAGGGTGAAGAAGGCTTGCCTTTTATCTTCAGTAAATGATTCATTTTGTGAGGTGCCACAACCATCTTCTGGAGGACAGAATTTCACTGAATATGGATATGCATCTTCAGCATCTCCTTGTCAAGGTCAGCAAGTAAATGGTACCAATCAATGTCCAAGAGACAAGAGAATGAGCATTTCTTCAGATTTAAGTGGCAAGCCAAAAGCCCCAAATCTACTGTATGCAACAAGTACTGCTTTTGATCTTCAGTCCAGGAATCATCATTCTATGCAAGTGGACAATCAGCTTCTATCATCTGACAAAATGATTACCTGCCATCCCAATGAGTGCACAAGGGAGAAG ATACAATTATCGGTATCTACTGGTAGCAATGATAACCTGCAGCATGATTGTACAAAAACTCATACAATGATTGATTCTAAGAAAGAAAGGGATTCAAGTGTTGCTGATGTTGGACTTACCAAGTTAAGACAAGAGGATCATGGTCAAAGTGGAGATGATACTAGTGACCTTCagaagggaagaagagaatatCAAAACTCTACTGTAGTAGTTTTTGAGGAAGCAGACAACGGGAAATGTAAAAAGCGCATGCAGGTTGGTTGTCGACGTGCATATGGTCGTTATTTTGTGAAGCCTCGAGCAACACCAAAAAGCAGTAATATAATTGAAGGAGATTCAAGGATGAGCTATTTCAGCAATAATTGTGCCAGAACTCTCATTGCTGAATGGATTGAACGAGAAAAAAAGGCGGTCTATCTTGAACATGACAATGAGAATGCTCTCTCATGGTCCACTGGATCTGATTCAACTTGTAGTGAAGGATTTGATGATCTGGTAACTGAAATTGGAAACTGTGATGCCCAGATCAAATCTGCTGATCATTGTGTCATGTATACAAAAGGGGATGCTGTACACAAGAATCAGAATGGGCGGGAAGTCATGGATGTTGATCAGAATATCATGGATGATGAGGATGGTACCGATGAGGAAGGCTATAATGAAATGAAAGAGGATGCTGGGTTCAAGAATACGGCTTCACCTCTCTCTTCAGAGCAGACTGTTTAG